One Schistocerca nitens isolate TAMUIC-IGC-003100 chromosome 1, iqSchNite1.1, whole genome shotgun sequence DNA segment encodes these proteins:
- the LOC126201189 gene encoding gamma-interferon-inducible lysosomal thiol reductase-like: MAVISNVMRVKLILFAVICFILWEALRTVPSLSSITNAGPASLDHGGLVSLRTPLSPVEVAVYYEALCPDSRSFITRQLLPAFLKGPGLINPVLIPYGKAETRETPTGYEFTCQHGPIECQGNKVHACAAAIIGSKEMQVKYVACMISNNMNPEEIGEMCATKLGIAWDPILQCSRAREGNELLKANGDATYALNPSVSFIPTITLNGNQGNQAAILKNLFGEVCNLYTEAKPAECEYERKPSE, translated from the coding sequence ATGGCTGTGATTTCCAATGTTATGCGCGTGAAATTGATTTTGTTTGCCGTTATTTGTTTTATACTGTGGGAAGCATTAAGGACTGTTCCAAGTTTATCTTCAATTACTAACGCAGGCCCTGCTTCACTTGACCATGGTGGTCTTGTTTCACTGAGAACACCTCTCAGTCCTGTTGAAGTTGCTGTTTACTATGAAGCACTGTGCCCAGATTCACGAAGTTTCATTACAAGGCAGTTACTGCCTGCATTCTTGAAAGGCCCTGGTTTGATCAATCCTGTTCTGATTCCATATGGGAAAGCTGAGACCAGAGAAACACCAACTGGTTACGAATTTACATGCCAACATGGACCCATAGAATGCCAGGGTAATAAAGTGCATGCATGTGCTGCTGCCATCATTGGAAGTAAAGAGATGCAAGTGAAATATGTAGCATGCATGATAAGCAATAACATGAATCcagaagaaattggagaaatgtgtGCCACCAAGCTCGGTATTGCTTGGGACCCAATTCTGCAGTGTTCAAGAGCAAGGGAAGGAAATGAGCTGCTAAAAGCAAATGGTGATGCTACCTATGCCTTGAATCCGAGTGTATCGTTTATACCAACAATAACACTGAATGGAAATCAGGGTAACCAGGCTGCCATCTTAAAGAATCTGTTTGGAGAAGTTTGCAACCTCTATACGGAAGCTAAACCAGCAGAGTGTGAATATGAGAGGAAACCATCTGAGTAA